One genomic segment of Hymenobacter psoromatis includes these proteins:
- a CDS encoding glycoside hydrolase family 43 protein has product MPTYQNPVLDTDFPDPSITLAPDGYYYAYATQTKYKNQIINIQAARSLDLATWEYLGEVLPHKAAWAATSQRYWAPDVSQRADGRYIMYFSAQPNDPQAGMGMGVALAEHPAGPFVAQAEPLLAGGPGFQDIDPMRFVEPETGRQLLFWGSGFGPLRVRELAANGLSFAAGSAAEVVVQPLPAGEATYGHLIEGSWVHYRAGWYYLFYSGDNCCGAHASYAVLAARARQPTGPYQTLAQARGGDGTILTENTRWLAPGHNCLVTDAQGQDWLLYHAIDRHQPTFDAINDEQGQSRRVLLLSKVSYDAEGWPFIKA; this is encoded by the coding sequence ATGCCTACCTACCAGAATCCCGTGCTGGATACCGATTTCCCGGACCCCAGCATCACGCTGGCCCCGGATGGCTATTACTACGCCTACGCCACCCAGACGAAGTATAAGAACCAAATTATCAATATTCAGGCGGCCCGGTCCCTGGACTTAGCCACCTGGGAGTATCTGGGCGAAGTGCTACCCCACAAAGCCGCCTGGGCCGCCACCAGCCAGCGCTATTGGGCCCCCGACGTGAGCCAGCGCGCTGATGGCCGCTATATCATGTACTTCTCGGCGCAGCCCAACGACCCGCAGGCCGGCATGGGCATGGGCGTGGCGCTGGCCGAGCACCCGGCCGGCCCCTTTGTAGCGCAGGCCGAACCGCTGCTGGCGGGCGGCCCTGGCTTTCAAGATATTGACCCCATGCGCTTCGTGGAGCCGGAAACCGGGCGGCAGCTGCTGTTTTGGGGCTCGGGCTTTGGGCCGCTGCGGGTGCGCGAGCTGGCCGCCAATGGCCTAAGTTTCGCCGCTGGCAGCGCGGCCGAGGTGGTGGTGCAGCCGCTGCCGGCCGGGGAAGCCACTTACGGCCACCTCATTGAGGGCAGCTGGGTGCACTACCGCGCCGGGTGGTACTACCTGTTTTACTCTGGCGACAACTGCTGCGGGGCCCACGCCAGCTACGCCGTACTGGCCGCCCGCGCCCGCCAGCCCACCGGCCCCTACCAAACGCTGGCCCAGGCCCGCGGCGGCGACGGCACCATCCTCACCGAAAATACCCGCTGGCTGGCCCCCGGCCACAACTGCCTCGTCACCGATGCGCAGGGCCAGGACTGGCTTCTCTACCACGCCATCGACCGCCACCAGCCCACCTTCGACGCTATCAATGACGAGCAAGGCCAGTCGCGCCGCGTGCTGCTGCTGAGCAAAGTCAGCTACGATGCCGAGGGCTGGCCTTTTATAAAGGCTTAG
- a CDS encoding alpha/beta fold hydrolase: protein MPTYLALHYWAGAGREFDLLAPLLPPGSRLLAPDLPGFGAQAAPAGFDYSVRAYTDWLAHYIAENQLADYQIIGHSMSGKFALALAARRPAGLRGLVLLSPSPPSPEPISDADRAASLAAYGQPAEAEKTVDKITGLPLPPGWREHVVDDNLRTSQAAWDAWLEHGSREDISALMPQVQVPCRLLVGEHDHAIPLAAQRRQTLPLLPPGSPLVVMPGAGHLLPLEDPIMVAKECVG from the coding sequence ATGCCTACCTACCTCGCTTTGCACTACTGGGCCGGAGCCGGCCGCGAGTTTGACCTGCTGGCCCCGCTGCTGCCGCCGGGTAGCCGCCTGCTGGCCCCCGACCTGCCCGGCTTTGGGGCGCAGGCCGCGCCGGCGGGCTTCGACTACTCGGTGCGCGCCTACACCGACTGGCTGGCGCACTACATTGCGGAGAATCAGCTCGCTGACTATCAGATTATTGGTCATAGCATGAGCGGTAAGTTTGCGCTGGCGTTGGCGGCGCGGCGGCCGGCGGGGCTGCGCGGGCTGGTGCTACTTTCGCCCTCGCCCCCGAGCCCGGAGCCCATCAGTGATGCCGACCGGGCGGCCAGCCTGGCGGCCTACGGCCAGCCCGCCGAAGCTGAGAAAACAGTTGATAAAATCACGGGCCTGCCCCTACCCCCCGGCTGGCGCGAGCACGTGGTGGACGACAACCTGCGCACCAGCCAGGCCGCCTGGGATGCCTGGCTGGAACACGGCTCGCGCGAGGATATTTCGGCCCTGATGCCCCAGGTGCAGGTGCCCTGCCGCCTGCTGGTGGGCGAGCACGACCACGCCATTCCGCTGGCGGCCCAGCGCCGCCAGACGCTACCGCTGCTACCCCCCGGCTCGCCGCTGGTGGTGATGCCCGGCGCGGGCCACCTGCTGCCGCTGGAAGACCCCATTATGGTGGCTAAGGAGTGCGTGGGGTAG
- a CDS encoding DUF6263 family protein, with the protein MRLISSLPALALGLAAVLSSCGKHSEKSTPTSDNPSDNVRLRFNLKPGSKFSYDAQSVQAIEAGGQNIKQDITMVSSFAVKSAADSATKLDVSYDRVAMKMDAGSQQMTYDSRDPSTKGSPLALMGGLVGKHFTVGVTEAGRVTSVQGVSELVNSLVDPANPNAVAMRTQLSQTLNDKAIKSMMEQSFNIYPNHAVQPGDTWTKVTSVTMGPMTMSATSTYKLNSISDGVAHIGVSSKLDGQGAVSLAGTQTGTMDVDVATGLLADSQLKQTLTGTPAMKIATTIHIKGTKE; encoded by the coding sequence ATGCGTCTAATTTCTTCTCTTCCCGCGCTGGCCCTGGGGCTGGCGGCCGTGCTCAGCAGCTGCGGCAAGCATTCCGAAAAAAGCACACCCACGAGTGACAACCCGAGCGATAACGTGCGGCTGAGATTCAATCTCAAGCCCGGCAGTAAATTTTCTTACGACGCACAGAGCGTGCAGGCTATTGAGGCCGGGGGCCAGAATATCAAGCAGGACATTACGATGGTCAGCTCGTTCGCGGTGAAGTCGGCCGCCGACAGCGCCACAAAGCTGGACGTGAGCTACGACCGGGTCGCGATGAAGATGGACGCGGGCAGCCAGCAAATGACCTACGATAGCCGCGACCCCAGCACCAAGGGCAGCCCGCTCGCCCTGATGGGTGGCCTGGTGGGCAAGCACTTCACGGTGGGCGTGACCGAGGCCGGCCGGGTAACCAGCGTACAGGGCGTGAGCGAGTTGGTGAACAGCCTGGTGGACCCCGCCAACCCCAACGCCGTAGCCATGCGCACCCAACTGAGCCAGACGCTTAACGATAAGGCTATCAAGAGCATGATGGAGCAGTCGTTTAACATCTATCCCAACCACGCCGTGCAACCCGGCGACACCTGGACTAAGGTAACTTCCGTGACAATGGGCCCCATGACCATGAGTGCCACCAGCACCTATAAGCTCAACAGCATCAGCGACGGTGTGGCCCACATTGGCGTCAGCAGCAAGCTCGACGGGCAGGGCGCGGTGAGCCTAGCCGGCACCCAGACTGGCACAATGGACGTGGACGTGGCCACCGGCCTACTTGCCGACAGCCAGCTCAAGCAAACGCTGACGGGCACGCCCGCCATGAAAATCGCCACTACGATTCATATTAAAGGTACTAAGGAGTAA
- a CDS encoding RNA polymerase sigma factor translates to MEPMQPSDSALIDLYLAGREAAFAQLLQRHQARVYTTIHLVVRDEDMADDLTQDTFIKAIHTLKSGRYQDEGKFGSWLCRIAHNLAIDAFRRAKRAPQTSLDDNMGLANSLHLSEESADDALGREESHAHLRQLIQELPAAQKEVLLMRHYGDMSFQEIADATGVSINTALGRMRYALINLRKKMAAHSLLYDSNLTPPDVASLRVQRIAS, encoded by the coding sequence ATGGAACCCATGCAGCCGAGCGATTCCGCGCTCATCGACCTCTACCTGGCGGGCCGCGAAGCGGCGTTTGCCCAACTGCTCCAGCGCCACCAGGCGCGGGTCTACACTACCATTCACCTCGTAGTGCGCGATGAGGACATGGCCGACGACCTGACCCAGGATACGTTTATCAAAGCCATTCACACCCTGAAGAGCGGGCGTTACCAGGACGAGGGCAAATTTGGCTCCTGGCTGTGCCGCATCGCGCACAACCTGGCCATCGACGCCTTCCGCCGCGCAAAAAGAGCGCCCCAAACCAGCCTCGATGACAACATGGGGCTTGCTAATTCGTTACACCTGTCGGAAGAGTCGGCCGACGACGCGCTGGGGCGCGAAGAAAGCCACGCGCACCTGCGCCAGCTCATTCAAGAACTACCCGCTGCCCAGAAAGAAGTGCTGCTTATGCGCCACTACGGCGATATGAGCTTTCAGGAGATTGCCGACGCGACCGGCGTCAGCATCAACACGGCGCTGGGCCGCATGCGTTATGCTCTCATCAACCTGCGGAAAAAAATGGCCGCGCATTCGCTCCTGTATGATTCAAACCTTACCCCACCCGACGTTGCTTCGCTACGTGTACAACGAATTGCCAGCTGA
- the nth gene encoding endonuclease III has protein sequence MTRPERFRRFLDYFATHFPEPKTELAYASPYELIVAVVLSAQCTDKRVNQVMPALLAQFPTPYELGEAAAEDIFPFIRSVSYPNNKAKHLAGLGRLLTSDFGGEVPSTIEELQRLPGVGRKTANVVVSVIYNQPVMAVDTHVFRVSHRLGLVPKTATTPLAVEKALVKYIPPAVIPKAHHWLILHGRYVCVARSPKCEVCALREFCAYYGKFRVSAS, from the coding sequence ATGACCCGGCCCGAACGGTTTCGTCGCTTTCTCGACTACTTCGCCACCCACTTCCCGGAGCCTAAAACCGAGCTGGCCTACGCCAGCCCATATGAGCTTATCGTGGCCGTGGTGCTGAGCGCGCAGTGCACCGACAAGCGCGTGAACCAGGTAATGCCCGCGTTGCTGGCGCAATTCCCTACCCCCTATGAATTGGGCGAAGCCGCGGCCGAGGATATTTTCCCGTTTATCCGCAGCGTTTCCTACCCTAATAATAAGGCTAAGCACCTGGCTGGCCTGGGCCGGCTACTCACCAGCGACTTTGGCGGCGAGGTGCCGAGTACCATCGAGGAGTTGCAACGCCTGCCGGGGGTAGGGCGCAAAACGGCCAACGTCGTCGTGTCTGTGATTTATAACCAGCCCGTGATGGCCGTCGATACGCACGTTTTTCGGGTGTCGCACCGGCTGGGGCTGGTGCCCAAAACGGCCACTACCCCCCTGGCCGTGGAGAAAGCGCTGGTCAAGTATATTCCGCCGGCTGTCATCCCGAAGGCGCACCACTGGCTTATTCTGCACGGCCGCTACGTATGCGTGGCCCGCTCGCCGAAGTGCGAAGTTTGCGCGCTGCGTGAGTTTTGCGCGTATTACGGGAAGTTTCGGGTTTCGGCTTCGTAA
- a CDS encoding alpha/beta hydrolase-fold protein, with amino-acid sequence MKKIVSHLLRRLGRRPARVPVTVRLTRVPANTPAGATIYLAGSGNGWTTDDPAYALSFDPADGSYYLALPPGRGTLDFKFCRGSWPTIETDADNRAIPNRRYLYGQGPAELRLEVLNWEDQGGFIPPRQHSASPNVHILSPAFAMPQLRRVRRVWVYLPPGYAADAARRYPVLYLQDGQNVFDQYTSFAGEWGVDETLDQLAASGQDPRGCVVVAVDNAARHRLDEYSPWHNARLRRGGEGEQYVDFLVNTLKPFIDHHYRTRPERAATYVAGSSMGALIATYAALRYPAVFGGVGAFSPAYWFAGPSLLTYVAQHPPRPDTRWYFACGTLESPTMLPLMATVRDALQAAGVPADNLNFNALPDGQHAEWFWRREFAAGYEWLVDC; translated from the coding sequence ATGAAAAAAATAGTTTCCCACCTGCTGCGCCGGTTGGGCCGCCGCCCGGCCCGCGTGCCGGTCACTGTGCGCCTGACCCGCGTGCCGGCCAACACGCCAGCCGGCGCGACCATCTACCTGGCCGGCTCCGGCAATGGCTGGACGACCGACGACCCGGCCTACGCCCTCAGCTTCGACCCCGCCGACGGCAGCTACTACCTGGCCCTACCCCCCGGCCGCGGCACGCTCGACTTCAAGTTTTGCCGAGGCAGCTGGCCCACCATCGAAACCGACGCCGACAACCGCGCCATCCCCAACCGCCGCTACCTCTACGGCCAGGGCCCCGCCGAGCTGCGGCTGGAGGTGCTGAACTGGGAGGACCAGGGCGGTTTTATTCCGCCGCGCCAGCACTCGGCTTCGCCTAATGTGCACATTCTCAGTCCCGCCTTTGCCATGCCGCAGCTGCGGCGCGTGCGCCGGGTGTGGGTGTACCTGCCGCCCGGCTACGCCGCCGACGCGGCGCGTCGCTACCCCGTGCTCTACCTGCAAGACGGCCAGAACGTGTTCGACCAGTACACCTCCTTTGCCGGCGAGTGGGGCGTGGACGAAACCCTCGACCAGCTCGCCGCCAGCGGCCAGGACCCGCGCGGCTGCGTGGTGGTGGCCGTGGACAATGCCGCCCGGCACCGCCTCGACGAGTATTCGCCCTGGCATAATGCCCGCCTCCGGCGCGGCGGTGAGGGCGAGCAATACGTTGATTTTCTGGTGAATACCCTCAAGCCATTCATCGACCATCACTATCGCACCCGGCCCGAGCGGGCGGCTACCTACGTGGCGGGCTCCAGCATGGGCGCACTCATCGCCACCTACGCGGCCCTGCGCTACCCGGCCGTGTTTGGGGGGGTAGGGGCCTTTTCACCGGCCTACTGGTTTGCCGGGCCAAGCCTGCTGACTTACGTGGCCCAGCACCCGCCCCGCCCCGATACCCGCTGGTATTTCGCGTGCGGCACCCTCGAAAGCCCCACGATGCTGCCGCTCATGGCCACCGTGCGCGACGCCCTCCAAGCCGCCGGCGTACCAGCTGACAACTTGAATTTCAACGCCCTACCCGACGGTCAGCATGCCGAGTGGTTCTGGCGGCGCGAGTTTGCGGCGGGGTACGAGTGGCTGGTTGATTGTTAA
- a CDS encoding TonB-dependent receptor, with protein MLIIYRLGFLLILLSGALRGYGQQAGPPISGQFERVRFAEFARRVEAATPYRFFYDAADVDSLTISLNATGQPLAEVLGQALAGSKLQFAVDAARHVFISTAPAIQTALPPGYFTAPAPDVAAGRPEEPAAGAGAPSRPAATRLYEVGRGQAAPAGGRATLTGRVRDARTGEPVVGAAVFVEGPVIGTATDQFGAYALTLPVGRYTVNVRGIGLRNARRQVQLFASGPLDVEVEQDITPLKEVVVIGGQDQNVSSTRMGVEKLDIKQIKQLPSVFGEADVLRAVLLLPGVKSIGEGSTGFSVRGGNTDQNLVLFNDATIYNPAHLFGFFSAFNPDAVKSVELYKSAIPAKYGGRLASVLDVETREGNRKKLASSAGIGPLTSRLTLEGPLVKDKGSFLVGGRTSYSDWLLHLAPDASLKKSAASFYDLNAHLSYDLDARNSLYATGYVSRDHFRLASDTTFEYRNTAASVKWQHGFSSQLAGVLTGTYSRYALSNSSDQNPVSASRFAYALNQTGLRADLTYYRDARHTVTFGGSSTLYRIAPGERVPLGDNSLTKTDVLGREQGLESALYAADHWDATPRLALDLGLRYSLYNALGPGLVNSYLPNVSRSESTITGVTNYGSNQIIQTYQGPEYRLAARYALTPSSSLKASAGRTRQYIHQLSNTAAMSPTDTWKLSGRYLRPQVGDQFALGYYRNFRQNTIEASVEGYFKTTRDFVDYKSGAVLILNHHIETDVLNARGRAYGVEFLLRKSTGRLNGWLSYTYARTLVQVNTATDQVNGGRYYPGNYDKPHEATLVGNYRFSRRFSTSMNVNYSTGRPITLPLAKYYVNNTLRLLYSDRNAYRVPDYFRVDMSLNIEGNHKIHKPFHSSWTVGVYNLTGRQNPYSVYYKSQNGTINGYQLSIFGSPIPTVTYNVRF; from the coding sequence ATGCTAATAATTTACCGTCTGGGTTTCCTGCTAATCTTGCTGAGCGGCGCGCTGCGTGGCTACGGGCAGCAGGCGGGGCCGCCCATCAGCGGGCAGTTTGAGCGGGTGCGCTTCGCGGAGTTTGCGCGGCGCGTGGAAGCCGCTACGCCCTACCGCTTCTTTTACGACGCGGCCGACGTGGATAGCCTGACTATCAGCCTGAACGCGACCGGGCAGCCGCTGGCCGAGGTGCTGGGGCAGGCGCTGGCGGGCAGCAAGTTGCAGTTTGCCGTGGATGCGGCCCGCCACGTTTTCATCTCGACTGCGCCCGCCATCCAGACCGCGCTGCCGCCCGGCTACTTCACCGCGCCCGCGCCCGACGTGGCCGCTGGCCGCCCCGAAGAGCCGGCCGCTGGCGCGGGCGCGCCCAGCCGGCCCGCGGCCACCCGGCTCTACGAGGTGGGTAGGGGGCAGGCTGCGCCGGCCGGCGGCCGGGCTACCCTCACCGGCCGCGTGCGCGATGCCCGCACCGGCGAGCCGGTGGTGGGCGCGGCGGTGTTCGTGGAAGGGCCGGTTATCGGCACCGCCACTGACCAGTTTGGGGCCTACGCCCTGACTTTGCCGGTGGGCCGCTACACGGTGAACGTGCGCGGCATTGGGCTGCGCAACGCCCGCCGCCAGGTGCAGCTGTTCGCCAGCGGCCCGCTCGACGTGGAGGTAGAGCAGGACATTACGCCCCTCAAGGAAGTGGTGGTGATTGGGGGGCAGGACCAGAACGTGAGCAGCACCCGCATGGGTGTGGAGAAGCTGGACATCAAGCAGATAAAGCAACTGCCCTCGGTGTTTGGCGAGGCCGACGTGCTGCGGGCGGTGCTGCTGCTGCCGGGCGTGAAGTCCATCGGCGAGGGTAGCACGGGCTTTAGCGTGCGGGGCGGCAACACGGACCAGAACCTGGTTTTATTTAACGACGCGACGATTTATAACCCGGCGCACTTGTTCGGCTTTTTCTCGGCTTTTAACCCCGACGCGGTGAAGTCGGTGGAGCTGTACAAGAGCGCCATTCCGGCCAAGTATGGGGGTAGGCTGGCCTCGGTGCTGGACGTGGAAACCCGCGAGGGCAACCGCAAGAAGCTGGCCAGCTCGGCCGGCATTGGGCCGCTTACCAGCCGCCTCACCCTGGAAGGACCGCTGGTGAAGGACAAAGGCTCGTTTCTGGTGGGCGGCCGCACCTCGTATTCCGACTGGCTGCTGCACCTCGCGCCCGATGCCAGTTTGAAGAAAAGCGCAGCCTCGTTCTACGACCTGAACGCGCACCTGAGCTACGACCTCGATGCGCGCAACTCCTTGTACGCCACCGGTTACGTGAGCCGCGACCACTTCCGGCTGGCTAGCGACACCACGTTTGAGTACCGCAACACGGCCGCCAGCGTGAAGTGGCAGCACGGCTTTAGTAGCCAGCTGGCGGGGGTGCTCACGGGCACGTACAGCCGCTACGCACTCAGCAATTCGAGCGACCAAAACCCGGTCAGCGCCTCGCGCTTTGCCTACGCCCTGAACCAGACCGGGCTGCGCGCCGACCTCACCTATTACCGCGATGCGCGGCACACCGTCACCTTCGGGGGGAGCAGCACGCTCTACCGCATTGCGCCCGGCGAGCGCGTGCCGCTGGGCGATAACTCCTTGACCAAGACCGACGTGCTGGGCCGCGAGCAGGGCCTGGAAAGTGCCCTCTACGCCGCCGACCACTGGGACGCTACCCCCCGCCTGGCCCTCGACCTGGGCCTGCGCTACTCGCTCTATAACGCACTGGGGCCGGGACTGGTGAACAGCTACCTGCCCAATGTTTCACGCTCGGAAAGCACCATTACGGGCGTTACAAACTACGGTAGCAACCAGATTATCCAGACCTACCAGGGGCCCGAGTACCGGCTGGCGGCGCGCTACGCGCTGACGCCTAGCTCCTCGCTCAAGGCCAGCGCGGGGCGCACGCGCCAGTACATTCACCAGCTCTCGAACACGGCCGCCATGTCGCCCACCGACACCTGGAAGCTGAGCGGCCGCTACCTGCGCCCGCAGGTCGGCGACCAGTTCGCGCTGGGCTACTACCGCAATTTCCGGCAGAACACCATTGAGGCATCGGTGGAGGGCTATTTCAAAACCACCCGCGACTTCGTGGATTACAAGAGCGGCGCGGTGCTCATCCTCAACCACCATATCGAAACCGACGTGCTGAACGCCCGCGGCCGCGCCTACGGTGTAGAATTCCTGCTGCGTAAGTCCACCGGCCGCCTCAATGGCTGGCTCAGCTACACTTACGCCCGCACGCTGGTGCAGGTAAACACCGCCACCGACCAGGTGAACGGCGGCCGCTACTACCCCGGCAACTACGACAAGCCTCACGAAGCCACGCTAGTGGGCAACTACCGCTTCTCGCGCCGCTTCAGCACCTCCATGAACGTGAACTACAGCACCGGCCGGCCCATCACGCTGCCGCTGGCTAAGTACTACGTGAACAATACGTTGCGCCTGCTTTACTCCGACCGCAACGCCTACCGGGTGCCCGATTATTTCCGCGTGGATATGTCACTCAACATCGAGGGTAATCATAAAATCCACAAGCCTTTCCACAGCTCCTGGACGGTGGGCGTGTACAACCTCACCGGCCGCCAGAATCCTTATTCCGTCTATTACAAGTCGCAAAACGGCACTATCAATGGCTATCAGCTTTCCATTTTCGGCTCGCCCATCCCGACGGTTACGTACAATGTGCGGTTCTGA
- a CDS encoding DUF4249 domain-containing protein: MLLLQLASCVKPYNAPVPAAAKSYLVVDGYIRTNGPSTFRLSRTLGLTASQPQAESQAKVLIEDDLGNDYSLSEQPAGTYTLSQPQPLDSTRHYKLRVTTAGGAAYASDLVPVQLTPPIDTVSWNYTGEGVQIAVSTHGAPGRPTTFYRWDYQETWLYTSAFYSHLVYNKDSSEFVRRNEDIYHCWNTAGSNTINLGSTAALAQDVLSRQPLGLILNKSVKLRIRYSILVLQYGQTADEYKYWETLKKNTENIGSLYDALPTQLTGNLHNVADPAEPVLGYVGAHSVRSRRIFIDRTELPLPSNWLFETGYESCGKMPDVYSPFEARGLLIGDKTLPIDPAYNEKGAEVGYLGASADCVDCRARGGSNLRPSFWR, from the coding sequence ATGCTGCTTCTGCAGCTGGCCAGCTGCGTGAAGCCCTATAACGCGCCCGTACCCGCCGCCGCCAAAAGCTATTTGGTAGTGGATGGCTACATCCGCACCAACGGGCCAAGCACGTTCCGGCTCTCGCGCACGCTGGGGCTGACGGCCAGCCAGCCCCAGGCCGAAAGCCAGGCTAAGGTGCTGATTGAGGATGATTTGGGTAACGATTACTCGCTCAGCGAGCAGCCGGCCGGCACCTACACCCTAAGCCAACCTCAGCCCCTGGACTCGACCCGGCACTACAAACTGCGAGTGACCACGGCGGGCGGCGCGGCCTACGCATCGGACTTAGTGCCGGTGCAGCTGACGCCGCCCATTGATACTGTTTCCTGGAATTACACCGGTGAGGGTGTGCAAATCGCCGTGTCGACTCACGGCGCGCCCGGCCGCCCCACTACCTTCTACCGCTGGGACTACCAGGAGACCTGGCTCTACACCTCGGCTTTCTACTCGCATTTGGTTTATAATAAAGACAGTAGCGAATTTGTGCGGCGCAACGAAGACATTTACCACTGCTGGAACACGGCGGGCTCGAACACGATTAACCTGGGTAGCACCGCCGCGCTGGCCCAGGATGTGCTGAGCCGGCAGCCGCTGGGACTTATTCTTAATAAGTCGGTGAAGCTGCGCATCCGGTACAGTATTCTGGTGCTGCAATACGGCCAGACTGCCGACGAGTATAAGTACTGGGAAACGTTGAAGAAAAACACCGAAAACATCGGCTCGCTCTACGATGCGCTGCCAACGCAGCTCACCGGCAACCTGCACAACGTGGCCGACCCCGCCGAGCCGGTACTGGGCTACGTGGGGGCGCATTCGGTGCGCAGCCGCCGCATTTTCATTGACCGCACCGAGCTGCCCTTGCCCTCCAACTGGCTGTTTGAGACGGGCTACGAAAGCTGCGGTAAAATGCCCGATGTCTACTCACCATTTGAGGCCAGGGGCTTGCTTATTGGCGATAAGACCTTACCCATTGACCCGGCGTACAACGAAAAGGGTGCCGAGGTCGGCTACCTCGGCGCTTCGGCCGACTGCGTGGACTGCCGCGCCCGCGGCGGCAGTAACCTGCGGCCGAGCTTCTGGCGCTAG
- a CDS encoding SOS response-associated peptidase — MCGRYTVITPASALARRFAAQEAPTPAPNFNAAPSQALPIITNAAPGQIQLVRWGLVPAWSRDPASGPKPINARAETLAEKPSFRQLLARRRCLVLADSFYEWQATERGKVPHRILLQNEEPFAFAGLWDEWVDKASGEVHPTFTIITTEPNELMARLHNRMPVILPGPDAERAWLADDLAPAAHQKLLVPYPTDLMQEYAVTTRVNSPAHNDPDVLAAA; from the coding sequence ATGTGTGGTCGTTATACCGTTATTACCCCCGCGTCGGCCTTAGCCCGGCGCTTTGCGGCGCAGGAAGCCCCTACCCCCGCGCCCAACTTCAACGCCGCGCCCTCGCAGGCGTTGCCCATTATCACCAATGCCGCGCCCGGCCAGATTCAACTGGTGCGCTGGGGCCTGGTACCCGCCTGGAGCCGCGACCCGGCCAGCGGCCCCAAGCCCATCAACGCCCGCGCCGAAACGCTGGCCGAAAAGCCGAGTTTCCGGCAGCTGCTGGCCCGGCGGCGCTGCCTGGTCCTGGCCGATTCGTTCTACGAGTGGCAGGCCACCGAGCGGGGCAAGGTGCCGCACCGCATTCTGCTCCAAAATGAGGAGCCCTTTGCTTTCGCCGGCCTCTGGGATGAGTGGGTGGATAAAGCGTCGGGCGAGGTGCACCCCACTTTCACCATCATCACCACCGAGCCTAATGAGCTGATGGCCAGGCTCCACAACCGGATGCCCGTCATCCTGCCCGGCCCCGACGCCGAGCGCGCCTGGCTTGCCGACGACCTCGCGCCCGCCGCCCATCAGAAATTGCTGGTGCCCTACCCCACCGATTTGATGCAGGAGTACGCCGTCACAACCCGCGTCAACTCGCCTGCTCACAACGACCCCGACGTGCTGGCCGCCGCGTAA